ACCACTCGAAAAAGTTAAGTGCTATAACTGCTTTAAATTTGGACATTATTCCGTAAATTGTGCCGAGCCACAACGGAAGTCGCGCTGTGAAAAGTGCCAACGCACAACGCATAAAACCGCAGACTGTTATctaaaaactgaaaaccgcatTAATATAATTGATCAGCGCGCATGTGATGGtaaaatagttaaaacaatCAAAGTGAATGGTATAGAAACTCTAGCATTTGTGGACCCTGGTAGTAGTCGTACACTTATTCGTAAAACATTCGCGCGTAAAATCGGAGACGTGCGTGAGCAACTCACAATATTGAAAGGGTTCGCGGACGGACAATATGCTAGTACCGAAATTGTAAGTGCGATAATAGAAATTGACGGTAATAATAATCCAACTATTATGCCTGTCATTGACGATGATTTCTTGTGTGAATCCGTATTGTTGGGACGAGACGTATTGTGCCGCGCGGGTAATCGCTTGGTTATTGAACAAGATCAGTGCCGCATAgaagacataaataaaattgacgtTACAAATGATTTAAGTGTAATTGATCGCCAGAGCTTGCAACAACTACTAACACAACACACTGATGTTTTTGCAAGAAATTTATCTGAAATTGGTAAGTGTGATGTTGCAAAAATGAGTATCGAATTAAACATCAACATACCAATTTGCCTTAAGCCGTACCGTATTCCGTTCGCTAAACGCGCGATCGTTTCCGAAATCGTATCTGAATTATTGAGCAACAATATAATTCGACCGAGTGAGTCATCTTACGCCGCGCCAGTTGTTCTCGTCGAAAAAAAGAATGGCGAACATCGCTTATGTGTGGACTACCGCAGTCTAAACAAAGTTACTATAAAAAGACCTTATCCCATGCCGATCATGGAAGAACAGTTCGCGCAACTTgccggaaataatttttttacaacgcTTGATCTACGTACCGGGTATCATCAAATTGAAATAGATGAATCCTCAAAAAAATATACCGCTTTCGTAACTACTGACGGCCACTACGAATACAACCGCATGCCGTTCGGTCTGGTAAACGCGCCCGCTGTGTTCCAATGTATGATGGATAAAATTATTGCACAAATGCCGCGCGGTGAAGTGTTAGCATATTTGGATGACGTTATTATTCCAAGTAAAACTATTGACGAAGGACTTAAGCGactcgaaaaatttataaaaatattaaaacgttATGGACTTACATTGCGCATGGACAAatgtaaatttcttaaaaatgaaattgagcATTTGGGCCATGTAATTAATAGAAACGGTATAACGCCGGGTAAACGTAAAGTAGCCGCGATCGCAGATTTTCCGCCGCCTAAAAACGTCACAGAGCTCCGAAGATTTCTGGGTCTTACTGGATTTTTCCGAAAATTCGTGCCCAACTATTCGTTTATAGTCAAACCAATAACGCAGCTGCTACGTAAAGAAGAACAATAAAAGTTTGTGTGGGGCGAAGCGCAGCAACGATCGTTTACTGAGTTAATACAAAAACTGTGCAATGAACCACTTCTTGCGCTCTACGATTCGTCCGCTCAGCATGAGGTGCATACCGATGCGTCTAGTGTTGGGCTGGCAGGAGTTATGCTGCAAACATCTGATGGCAAAAAGTGGCAACCAGTGTTTTATTATAGCCGACATTGCACAACTCATAATTAACATaatcaaaatacaaataattataaaaacaataataattttaatagatacaATTATCAGGGTCAGAATAATTTTAACCCGCGCTACTATCAGGAacgaaattataataacaattttaatcAATCAGGAAAATATCGACCCCAATATAGTagagataataataataattcggcCAATTTGCAGAGGGTTCCTCAGGTAGGAAACCCAAATCTCAGCCAAAATTGCTGGAATCAACCTAACACTAACAATATGGAAATAAATCAATGTCATATGATGGGTAATTCCCAACATCTCGCTCAGGTAGGACACCCTAGGCCAAATTTCTGCCAAAATCTCTTAGTCAACCTAGGCAAGACCAAAGCGAAATGAGGGAATCAGGGAATCAATCAACAATTGCTGTCAAGACATGCGGAGTTAAATTTATGTCAATGTAATGTAAGTCAACATGGAAATGGCCAAAACGAacaggatatttttttttcaaaaacagccTCCACTTTTTACCCGTCAGAACAATTacaattaatgaaaacaaatatataatagaTACAGGAGCAAATTTAAGCTTAattgataataatataaaatatttcaaaagaaatttattacacTAACCGATTGATTtagtacaataacaaaaaaagatgtTATTAGATTTGAAGTAGTAACTGACTCTCCTGATGAATTTAATCTATCAGGAAATGCGAAAATTAAGTGGAAGCTGACAGAATTAAAacgaagaaaatatatatttcattatttactaAACTGTTTTAATACGATGATAAATTTGATGGATGGATATATAACATTTAATCAGAGGAtaacgaaatttatttttaatccatACAGTAATCTTGAAATTTGTACATTGGAGAGTTGCGAATTTGAATTGGATAGAATTCAGCTAGATCATTTAAATGAAGAAGAATATAGGGATGTTATGAATCTtttaaaaagatatttattaacaaaaacatgcGTAGTATACTTAGATGATATACTAATATTTAGCACTTCACTTAAAGAACATGTTAAGGCTATAACTGACATTTGTAAAGTACTGGAGCAGACaaacttaaaaatccagatTGACAAATGCAACTTCATGAAAAAACAGACAGAATTTGTGGGACACATTCTGACAAAAGAAGGACTCAAGCCAAACCCTAACAAGATAAaagtgattcaattattaaaaatcccTGAAACGGAGAATTAAATCAAAAGTTTCTTAGGCTAAACAGATTACtatagaaaatttgtaaaagactATGCTAAGGTAGCACAGCCGATAACAAAGTACCTAAAGAAAGATGTAAAGATAAATACGAAAGctccaaaatacatatataagggcgtttgaaaaatgaaaagcatTAATTAGCTCTCATCCTATCCTAATATATTCAAATTTCGAGAAAACATTTACACTTACTACAGATGCATCGAATTACCCAATAGGAGCGAACCTATTGCAGGAAGGACACCCGTTATGTTTTGCATCTAGGACATTGAATAATCTCGAGCGAAATTAACAACAGATAAAGAGTTTTTAGCCATATTATGGAGTGTGAACTACTTACGACCATACCTCTATGGTAGAAGACTTAAAGTTTTGACCACCAACCTATTAAATTTATGCACACAAACTGCATTatataaagaaagaaattgtaaacaaatataGAACACAAATCATATTAATAAACAAGAaagtggaagaaataaaaatgttgcatgGAAATAGAATAATTTTTATAGTAGAATCTGACTTCAGTAAAATTGGCGAAATATgtagaaaatatattgtaaaaggaaaggtagaaatattttctgaattatCCGAACATAGTTACAATATAGTCCAGGAAAAGTTAATAGCGATTGTCACCTGATGTGGCAACGCTgccataagcttaaaaaatacatccCTGTGGACGTCCGTCCAGTTGAGCGTAGTACCCGTTACCGGCAACACCCGAAGTTGGAtaatatattgaaataattgaaatacggTCTTGGAtatacaaaaacgaaataaatgagATATATATAGCATTAAAAGTGTAGTCGTGTTTATATTGGTAAAAGTTGGCTATAGTGACTGAGGTACTCGTGGGCAGATGACAATTTTCAGAAGTGGATTATGAGCAACCGCCTGAGACTTCGCTGACAAAGCGCCGTTAAATTGAGACTCCGCTGGCAAAATCGTTTAAATTTGCTACGCGTacgtgtattttgttgttgcgaaATTCAACGAAATCGATAATCCGAAACCGGAAGTGAAGTGAACGAAGAAAAATACTTCTAACCGaaaaagttcgaaaaaaaattcgaagtcgCAAATTGGTCCGAAGCAAAATGCCATTACGCAGCCGAAAAGTATGTGATTTAAAAAAGATGTGCCGTGATGCTGGTTTACCAGTAACGGGTaacaaaaatcaactaattgaaCGGTTGATGGACAACAATGTATCCGAAAGCGAAAGTGATACTCAAAGTGTTGTAATGCAGCGGTTATCGTctttagaaaaaactctttCGGACTtagtgctacaacaaaaacaaaatacaacgaCATCAAATAATTTTGTACCACCAATATCGTCTTCACCGGTAAATGTTATTGGTAATATGGAAAAGTCCGCTCCAACCGTAACGAGTACATATACCGTGATGCATCCACAAGTATTACCGAACGCATACAATAGTCAACATTCGCTGTGGACAACCGCTCAAGAGCCCAGCAATGTTAATTTCCCCGAATTTTCTCAATCGGGACACGTCGCGTTTGTGCCGCAATCAAATGCATATGTTTCGCACGCTTGTATGCAAGCACCACCGACTTTCCCCCCACCGACATTTGTGCCACCAGTGACATCCGCGCCGTATGCAACGTACCAGAATCCGTCAGTACCGTACACATTCGATTACGTTCGCGCACCGCCGGTAGTACCGAATTATCACAATCCATACGAGAATGTGCGCGATATTGTTGAACTTTTACCCGTTTTTGACCCATCGTCCGATCGTTCGTTAACATCAAAACAATTCGTAAAACGCGTTGAAAATCTGAGAAGTGTATATGGGTGGAGAGAAAACACACTTTTGTTTGCCGTACAGCAAAAGATGCGGGATCAGCAAAATATTGGGTTGATTCTCTGCAAGACGTGTTTATTTCGTGGGCagaattcgttcataaatttctgcTAAACTTTCCGTGCATCGAAAATGAAGCCGATGTGCATCTTAAGATGGCACAAACGAAACGGCAAAACAATGAGTCCGCTCAAGAGTTTTATTACCGCATGCTTGCCTTAGGTTCAAAAGGTGGGTTATCCGACTCGAGTATTGCGCGCCATATTATAAACGGCATTAATGATTCAGACTTACGtaagaaaatttctaataaCTATACGCATTGTCAAGATTTACTAAGTGACATtataaactttaatatttataacgAAGTGAAAACCGCGCCACCTAAAATGGTATTCAAAACAAACGCGTCGATAGAAAAACCGCCGAATCGAAAGTTTGCGGTTACAGAAAATCAAAAGCCACAAACACCTTTACCACTCGAAAAAGTTAAGTGCTATAACTGCTTTAAATTTGGACATTATTCCGTAAATTGTGCCGAGCCACAACGGAAGTCGCGCTGTGAAAAGTGCCAACGCACAACGCATAAAACCGCAGACTGTTATctaaaaactgaaaaccgcatTAATATAATTGATCAGCGCGCATGTGATgataaaatagttaaaacaatCAAAGTGAATGGTATAGAAACTCTAGCATTTGTGGACCCTGGTAGTAGTCGTACACTTATTCGTAAAACATTCGCGCGTAAAATCGGAGACGTGCGTGAGCAACTCACAATATTGAAAGGGTTCGCGGACGGACAATATGCTAGTACCGAAATTGTAAGTGCGATAATAGAAATTGACGGTAATAATAATCCAACTATTATGCCTGTCATTGACGATGATTTCTTGTGTGAATCCGTATTGTTGGGACGAGACGTATTGTGCCGCGCGGGTAATCGCTTGGTTATTGAACAAGATCAGTGCCGCATAgaagacataaataaaattgacgtTACAAATGATTTAAGTGTAATTGATCGCCAGAGCTTGCAACAACTACTAACACAACACGCTGATGTTTTTGCAAGAAATTTATCTGAAATTGGTAAGTGTGATGTTGCAAAAATGAGTATCGAATTAAACATCAACATACCAATTTGCCTTAAGCCGTACCGTATTCCGTTCGCTAAACGCGCGATCGTTTCCGAAATCGTATCTGAATTATTGAGCAACAATATAATTCGACCGAGTGAGTCATCTTACGCCGCGCCAGTTGTTCTCGTCGAAAAAAAGAATGGCGAACATCGCTTATGTGTGGACTACCGCAGTCTAAACAAAGTTACTATAAAAAGACCTTATCCCATGCCGATCATGGAAGAACAGTTCGCGCAACTTgccggaaataatttttttacaacgcTTGATCTACGTACCGGGTATCATCAAATTGAAATAGATGAATCCTCAAAAAAATATACCGCTTTCGTAACTACTGACGGCCACTACGAATACAACCGCATGCCGTTCGGTCTGGTAAACGCGCCCGCTGTGTTCCAATGTATGATGGATAAAATTATTGCACAAATGCCGCGCGGTGAAGTGTTAGCATATTTGGATGACGTTATTATTCCAAGTAAAACTATTGACGAAGGACTTAAGCGactcgaaaaatttataaaaatattaaaacgttATGGACTTACATTGCGCATGGACAAatgtaaatttcttaaaaatgaaattgagcATTTGGGCCATGTAATTAATAGAAACGGTATAACGCCGGGTAAACGTAAAGTAGCCGCGATCGCAGATTTTCCGCCGCCTAAAAACGTCACAGAGCTCCGAAGATTTCTGGGTCTTACTGGATTTTTCCGAAAATTCGTGCCCAACTATTCGTTTATAGTCAAACCAATAACGCAGCTGCTACGTAAAGAAGAACAATAAAAGTTTGTGTGGGGCGAAGCGCAGCAACGATCGTTTACTGAGTTAATACAAAAACTGTGCAATGAACCACTTCTTGCGCTCTACGATTCGTCCGCTCAGCATGAGGTGCATACCGATGCGTCTAGTGTTGGGCTGGCAGGAGTTATGCTGCAAACATCTGATGGCAAAAAGTGGCAACCAGTGTTTTATTATAGCCGACATTGCACAACTCATAATTAACATaatcaaaatacaaataattataaaaacaataataattttaatagatacaATTATCAGGGTCAGAATAATTTTAACCCGCGCTACTATCAGGAacgaaattataataacaattttaatcAATCAGGAAAATATCGACCCCAATATAGTagagataataataataattcggcCAATTTGCAGAGGGTTCCTCAGGTAGGAAACCCAAATCTCAGCCAAAATTGCTGGAATCAACCTAACACTAACAATATGGAAATAAATCAATGTCATATGATGGGTAATTCCCAACATCTCGCTCAGGTAGGACACCCTAGGCCAAATTTCTGCCAAAATCTCTTAGTCAACCTAGGCAAGACCAAAGCGAAATGAGGGAATCAGGGAATCAATCAACAATTGCTGTCAAGACATGCGGAGTTAAATTTATGTCAATGTAATGTAAGTCAACATGGAAATGGCCAAAACGAacaggatattttttttttcaaaaacagccTCCACTTTTTACCCGTCAGAACAATTacaattaatgaaaacaaatatataatagaTACAGGAGCAAATTTAAGCTTAattgataataatataaaatatttcaaaagaaatttattacacTAACCGATTGATTtagtacaataacaaaaaaagatgtTATTAGATTTGAAGTAGTAACTGACTCTCCTGATGAATTTAATCTATCAGGAAATGCGAAAATTAAGTGGAAGCTGACAGAATTAAAacgaagaaaatatatatttcattatttactaAACTGTTTTAATACGATGATAAATTTGATGGATGGATATATAACATTTAATCAGAGGAtaacgaaatttatttttaatccatACAGTAATCTTGAAATTTGTACATTGGAGAGTTGCGAATTTGAATTGGATAGAATTCAGCTAGATCATTTAAATGAAGAAGAATATAGGGATGTTATGAATCTtttaaaaagatatttattaacaaaaacatgcGTAGTATACTTAGATGATATACTAATATTTAGCACTTCACTTAAAGAACATGTTAAGGCTATAACTGACATTTGTAAAGTACTGGAGCAGACaaacttaaaaatccagatTGACAAATGCAACTTCATGAAAAAACAGACAGAATTTGTGGGACACATTCTGACAAAAGAAGGACTCAAGCCAAACCCTAACAAGATAAaagtgattcaattattaaaaatcccTGAAACGGAGAATTAAATCAAAAGTTTCTTAGGCTAAACAGATTACtatagaaaatttgtaaaagactATGCTAAGGTAGCACAGCCGATAACAAAGTACCTAAAGAAAGATGTAAAGATAAATACGAAAGctccaaaatacatatataagggcgtttgaaaaatgaaaagcatTAATTAGCTCTCATCCTATCCTAATATATTCAAATTTCGAGAAAACATTTACACTTACTACAGATGCATCGAATTACCCAATAGGAGCGAACCTATTGCAGGAAGGACACCCGTTATGTTTTGCATCTAGGACATTGAATAATCTCGAGCGAAATTAACAACAGATAAAGAGTTTTTAGCCATATTATGGAGTGTGAACTACTTACGACCATACCTCTATGGTAGAAGACTTAAAGTTTTGACCACCAACCTATTAAATTTATGCACACAAACTGCATTatataaagaaagaaattgtaaacaaatataGAACACAAATCATATTAATAAACAAGAaagtggaagaaataaaaatgttgcatgGAAATAGAATAATTTTTATAGTAGAATCTGACTTCAGTAAAATTGGCGAAATATgtagaaaatatattgtaaaaggaaaggtagaaatattttctgaattatCCGAACATAGTTACAATATAGTCCAGGAAAAGTTAATAGCGATTGTCACCTGATGTGGCAACGCTgccataagcttaaaaaatacatccCTGTGGACGTCCGTCCAGTTGAGCGTAGTACCCGTTACCGGCAACACCCGAAGTTGGAtaatatattgaaataattgaaatacggTCTTGGAtatacaaaaacgaaataaatgagATATATATAGCATTAAAAGTGTAGTCGTGTTTATATTGGTAAAAGTTGGCTATAGTGACTGAGGTACTCGTGGGCAGATGACAATTTTCAGAAGTGGATTATGAGCAACCGCCTGAGACTTCGCTGACAACGCGCCGTTAAATTGAGACTCCGCTGGCAAAATCGTTTAAATTTGCTACGCGTacgtgtattttgttgttgcgaaATTCAACGAAATCGATAATCCGAAACCGGAAGTGAAGTGaacgaagaaaaatatttctaaccgaaaaagttcgaaaaaaaattcgaagtcgCAAATTGGTCCGAAGCAAAATGCCATTACGCAGCCGAAAAGTATGTGATTTAAAAAAGATGTGCCGTGATGCTGGTTTACCAGTAACGGGTaacaaaaatcaactaattgaaCGGTTGATGGACAACAATGTATCCGAAAGCGAAAGTGATACTCAAAGTGTTGTAATGCAGCGGTTATCGTctttagaaaaaactctttCGGACTtagtgctacaacaaaaacaaaatacaacgaCATCAAATAATTTTGTACCACCAATATCGTCTTCACCGGTAAATGTTATTGGTAATATGGAAAAGTCCGCTCCAACCGTAACGAGTACATATACCGTGATGCATCCACAAGTATTACCGAACGCATACAATAGTCAACATTCGCTGTGGACAACCGCTCAAGAGCCCAGCAATGTTAATTTCCCCGAATTTTCTCAATCGGGACACGTCGCGTTTGTGCCGCAATCAAATGCATATGTTTCGCACGCTTGTATGCAAGCACCACCGACTTTCCCCCCACCGACATTTGTGCCACCAGTGACATCCGCGCCGTATGCAACGTACCAGAATCCGTCAGTACCGTGCACATTCGATTACGTTCGCGCACCGCCGGTAGTACCGAATTATCACAATCCATACGAGAATGTGCGCGATATTGTTGAACTTTTACCCGTTTTTGACCCATCGTCCGATCGTTCGTTAACATCAAAACAATTCGTAAAACGCGTTGAAAATCTGAGAAGTGTATATGGGTGGAGAGAAAACACACTTTTGTTTGCCGTACAGCAAAAGATGCGGGATCAGCAAAATATTGGGTTGATTCTCTGCAAGACGTGTTTATTTCGTGGGCagaattcgttcataaatttctgcTAAACTTTCCGTGCATCGAAAATGAAGCCGATGTGCATCTTAAGATGGCACAAACGAAACGGCAAAACAATGAGTCCGCTCAAGAGTTTTATTACCGCATGCTTGCCTTAGGTTCAAAAGGTGGGTTATCCGACTCGAGTATTGCGCGCCATATTATAAACGGCATTAATGATTCAGACTTACGtaagaaaatttctaataaCTATACGCATTGTCAAGATTTACTAAGTGACATtataaactttaatatttataacgAAGTGAAAACCGCGCCACCTAAAATGGTATTCAAAACAAACGCGTCGATAGAAAAACCGCCGAATCGAAAGTTTGCGGTTACAGAAAATCAAAAGCCACAAACACCTTTACCACTCGAAAAAGTTAAGTGCTATAACTGCTTTAAATTTGGACATTATTCCGTAAATTGTGCCGAGCCACAACGGAAGTCGCGCTGTGAAAAGTGCCAACGCACAACGCATAAAACCGCAGACTGTTATctaaaaactgaaaaccgcatTAATATAATTGATCAGCGCGCATGTGATGGtaaaatagttaaaacaatCAAAGTGAATGGTATAGAAACTCTAGCATTTGTGGACCCTGGTAGTAGTCGTACACTTATTCGTAAAACATTCGCGCGTAAAATCGGAGACGTGCGTGAGCAACTCACAATATTGAAAGGGTTCGCGGACGGACAATATGCTAGTACCGAAATTGTAAGTGCGATAATAGAAATTGACGGTAATAATAATCCAACTATTATGCCTGTCATTGACGATGATTTCTTGTGTGAATCCGTATTGTTGGGACGAGACGT
The Anastrepha ludens isolate Willacy chromosome X, idAnaLude1.1, whole genome shotgun sequence DNA segment above includes these coding regions:
- the LOC128870395 gene encoding uncharacterized protein LOC128870395 — encoded protein: MCRDAGLPVTGNKNQLIERLMDNNVSESESDTQSVVMQRLSSLEKTLSDLVLQQKQNTTTSNNFVPPISSSPVNVIGNMEKSAPTVTSTYTVMHPQVLPNAYNSQHSLWTTAQEPSNVNFPEFSQSGHVAFVPQSNAYVSHACMQAPPTFPPPTFVPPVTSAPYATYQNPSVPYTFDYVRAPPVVPNYHNPYENVRDIVELLPVFDPSSDPKDAGSAKYWVDSLQDVFISWAEFVHKFLLNFPCIENEADVHLKMAQTKRQNNESAQEFYYRMLALGSKGGLSDSSIARHIINGINDSDLRKKISNNYTHCQDLLSDIINFNIYNEVKTAPPKMVFKTNASIEKPPNRKFAVTENQKPQTPLPLEKVKCYNCFKFGHYSVNCAEPQRKSRCEKCQRTTHKTADCYLKTENRINIIDQRACDGKIVKTIKVNGIETLAFVDPGSSRTLIRKTFARKIGDVREQLTILKGFADGQYASTEIVSAIIEIDGNNNPTIMPVIDDDFLCESVLLGRDVLCRAGNRLVIEQDQCRIEDINKIDVTNDLSVIDRQSLQQLLTQHTDVFARNLSEIGKCDVAKMSIELNINIPICLKPYRIPFAKRAIVSEIVSELLSNNIIRPSESSYAAPVVLVEKKNGEHRLCVDYRSLNKVTIKRPYPMPIMEEQFAQLAGNNFFTTLDLRTGYHQIEIDESSKKYTAFVTTDGHYEYNRMPFGLVNAPAVFQCMMDKIIAQMPRGEVLAYLDDVIIPSKTIDEGLKRLEKFIKILKRYGLTLRMDKCKFLKNEIEHLGHVINRNGITPGKRKVAAIADFPPPKNVTELRRFLGLTGFFRKFVPNYSFIVKPITQLLRKEEQ
- the LOC128870396 gene encoding uncharacterized protein LOC128870396, which codes for MCRDAGLPVTGNKNQLIERLMDNNVSESESDTQSVVMQRLSSLEKTLSDLVLQQKQNTTTSNNFVPPISSSPVNVIGNMEKSAPTVTSTYTVMHPQVLPNAYNSQHSLWTTAQEPSNVNFPEFSQSGHVAFVPQSNAYVSHACMQAPPTFPPPTFVPPVTSAPYATYQNPSVPYTFDYVRAPPVVPNYHNPYENVRDIVELLPVFDPSSDPKDAGSAKYWVDSLQDVFISWAEFVHKFLLNFPCIENEADVHLKMAQTKRQNNESAQEFYYRMLALGSKGGLSDSSIARHIINGINDSDLRKKISNNYTHCQDLLSDIINFNIYNEVKTAPPKMVFKTNASIEKPPNRKFAVTENQKPQTPLPLEKVKCYNCFKFGHYSVNCAEPQRKSRCEKCQRTTHKTADCYLKTENRINIIDQRACDDKIVKTIKVNGIETLAFVDPGSSRTLIRKTFARKIGDVREQLTILKGFADGQYASTEIVSAIIEIDGNNNPTIMPVIDDDFLCESVLLGRDVLCRAGNRLVIEQDQCRIEDINKIDVTNDLSVIDRQSLQQLLTQHADVFARNLSEIGKCDVAKMSIELNINIPICLKPYRIPFAKRAIVSEIVSELLSNNIIRPSESSYAAPVVLVEKKNGEHRLCVDYRSLNKVTIKRPYPMPIMEEQFAQLAGNNFFTTLDLRTGYHQIEIDESSKKYTAFVTTDGHYEYNRMPFGLVNAPAVFQCMMDKIIAQMPRGEVLAYLDDVIIPSKTIDEGLKRLEKFIKILKRYGLTLRMDKCKFLKNEIEHLGHVINRNGITPGKRKVAAIADFPPPKNVTELRRFLGLTGFFRKFVPNYSFIVKPITQLLRKEEQ
- the LOC128870397 gene encoding uncharacterized protein LOC128870397, which translates into the protein MCRDAGLPVTGNKNQLIERLMDNNVSESESDTQSVVMQRLSSLEKTLSDLVLQQKQNTTTSNNFVPPISSSPVNVIGNMEKSAPTVTSTYTVMHPQVLPNAYNSQHSLWTTAQEPSNVNFPEFSQSGHVAFVPQSNAYVSHACMQAPPTFPPPTFVPPVTSAPYATYQNPSVPCTFDYVRAPPVVPNYHNPYENVRDIVELLPVFDPSSDPKDAGSAKYWVDSLQDVFISWAEFVHKFLLNFPCIENEADVHLKMAQTKRQNNESAQEFYYRMLALGSKGGLSDSSIARHIINGINDSDLRKKISNNYTHCQDLLSDIINFNIYNEVKTAPPKMVFKTNASIEKPPNRKFAVTENQKPQTPLPLEKVKCYNCFKFGHYSVNCAEPQRKSRCEKCQRTTHKTADCYLKTENRINIIDQRACDGKIVKTIKVNGIETLAFVDPGSSRTLIRKTFARKIGDVREQLTILKGFADGQYASTEIVSAIIEIDGNNNPTIMPVIDDDFLCESVLLGRDVLCRAGNRLVIEQDQCRIEDINKIDVTNDLSVIDRQSLQQLLTQHTDVFARNLSEIGKCDVAKMSIELNINIPICLKPYRIPFAKRAIVSEIVSELLSNNIIRPSESSYAAPVVLVEKKNGEHRLCVDYRSLNKVTIKRPYPMPIMEEQFAQLAGNNFFTTLDLRTGYHQIEIDESSKKYTAFVTTDGHYEYNRMPFGLVNAPAVFQCMMDKIIAQMPRGEVLAYLDDVIIPSKTIDEGLKRLEKFIKILKRYGLTLRMDKCKFLKNEIEHLGHVINRNGITPGKRKVAAIADFPPPKNVTELRRFLGLTGFFRKFVPNYSFIVKPITQLLRKEEQ